In one window of Nocardia brasiliensis DNA:
- a CDS encoding M3 family metallopeptidase: protein MTSNPFFERSTLPYQLPPFALIREEHYLPAFERGMAEQLSEIAAVTALDTVPTFADTVVALERSGSLLTRVANVFFNIASADSTPGTDAIEAKISPRLAAHRDAIYLDAALFARIESLVARAGELDLTDEESRLLTEYHTRFVRAGARLGPTEQARLRELNAELATAATEFGQNILASTNAAALILARHEELAGLGPAAVTAAAEHARTLGHDGAWALRLQNVSNQPVLAELADRDVRRRVLAASLGRGFGTDEPNHTLAVRIAALRAERAALLGYPDHAAYAVADQTAKTVAAVEEMLGKLVPPAVANAEREAAELTAAMRAADDTAPDAELQPWDWQFWSERVKAEQFSVDSEALRPYLELDRVLRDGVFFAAEKAYGITLVERDELVGYHPEVRVFEVFDADGTPLGLFLGDFFARPSKRGGAWMNELVSQSRLLGQRPVVVNNLNIAKPPSGEPALLSWDNVRTLFHEFGHALHGLFSDVRFPSFAGTEVPRDFVEFPSQVNEMWMARPEILANYARHVETGAPMPAALVERMAAAERFGTGFRTVEYLGAALLDWAWHRVPNADALTGTDAETFEAEALRKAGLAMATIPPRYRTAYFAHIFSGGYAAGYYSYIWSEVLDADTVDWFTDGAATVRDKGETFRRELLARGGAVDPMAAFEAFRGRAPEIEPLLRRRGLTG from the coding sequence ATGACGAGCAACCCGTTCTTCGAGCGCAGCACGCTGCCCTACCAGTTGCCTCCGTTCGCCCTGATCCGCGAGGAGCACTACCTCCCCGCGTTCGAACGCGGCATGGCCGAGCAACTCTCGGAGATCGCGGCCGTCACCGCCCTCGACACAGTGCCGACATTCGCCGATACCGTTGTGGCACTGGAGCGTTCCGGAAGTCTGCTGACCCGGGTAGCCAACGTCTTCTTCAACATCGCCTCCGCCGATTCCACCCCGGGCACCGACGCGATCGAGGCCAAGATCTCGCCCCGCCTCGCCGCGCACCGCGACGCCATCTATCTCGACGCCGCGCTCTTCGCCCGGATCGAATCGCTGGTCGCGCGCGCGGGCGAGCTCGACCTGACCGACGAGGAATCGCGGTTGCTGACCGAGTACCACACCAGGTTCGTCCGGGCCGGTGCTCGGCTCGGCCCCACCGAGCAGGCTCGACTGCGCGAGCTGAATGCCGAGCTGGCCACCGCCGCAACCGAATTCGGGCAGAACATTCTCGCGTCGACCAATGCCGCCGCGCTGATACTCGCGCGCCACGAGGAGTTGGCCGGGCTCGGCCCCGCCGCCGTGACCGCCGCGGCCGAGCACGCCCGCACGCTCGGCCACGACGGCGCGTGGGCACTGCGCTTGCAGAACGTCTCCAACCAACCCGTGCTCGCCGAACTGGCGGACCGTGACGTGCGGCGCCGCGTGCTCGCGGCGTCGCTGGGTCGAGGATTCGGCACGGACGAGCCCAATCACACCCTCGCCGTGCGCATCGCCGCCTTGCGCGCCGAGCGCGCCGCATTGCTCGGCTACCCGGACCACGCCGCCTACGCGGTGGCCGATCAGACCGCGAAAACCGTTGCCGCGGTGGAAGAGATGCTCGGCAAACTGGTGCCGCCCGCGGTCGCCAACGCCGAGCGGGAGGCCGCAGAGCTGACGGCGGCGATGCGTGCGGCCGACGACACCGCACCGGATGCCGAACTCCAGCCCTGGGATTGGCAGTTCTGGTCGGAGAGGGTCAAGGCCGAACAGTTCTCCGTCGACAGCGAGGCGCTGCGCCCCTACCTCGAACTGGACCGGGTGCTGCGCGACGGCGTCTTCTTCGCCGCCGAAAAGGCCTACGGCATAACCCTCGTCGAGCGCGACGAGCTCGTCGGCTATCACCCGGAGGTGCGCGTCTTCGAGGTGTTCGACGCCGACGGAACTCCGCTCGGGCTTTTCCTCGGCGACTTCTTCGCCCGGCCGTCCAAGCGCGGCGGTGCCTGGATGAACGAGCTGGTGAGCCAATCCCGGCTGCTCGGACAACGTCCGGTGGTGGTCAACAACCTCAATATCGCGAAACCGCCAAGCGGCGAACCAGCCCTGCTGAGCTGGGACAACGTCAGGACGCTTTTCCACGAGTTCGGGCACGCCTTGCACGGGCTGTTCTCCGATGTGCGGTTCCCATCGTTCGCGGGCACCGAGGTGCCACGGGATTTCGTGGAGTTCCCGTCCCAGGTCAACGAGATGTGGATGGCCAGGCCGGAAATCCTGGCGAACTACGCGCGCCACGTCGAGACCGGTGCGCCGATGCCCGCCGCGCTGGTGGAGCGGATGGCGGCGGCCGAGCGATTCGGCACCGGCTTTCGCACCGTCGAGTATCTCGGTGCGGCACTGCTGGATTGGGCATGGCACCGGGTGCCGAACGCCGACGCGCTGACCGGCACCGACGCCGAGACCTTCGAGGCGGAGGCCTTGCGGAAGGCGGGCCTGGCCATGGCGACGATCCCACCGCGGTACCGCACAGCGTATTTCGCCCACATCTTCTCCGGCGGCTACGCCGCGGGCTACTACTCCTACATCTGGAGCGAGGTGCTGGACGCCGACACCGTCGACTGGTTCACCGATGGCGCGGCGACCGTCCGGGACAAGGGCGAGACGTTCCGGCGCGAATTGCTCGCGCGCGGCGGCGCGGTCGATCCCATGGCGGCCTTCGAGGCGTTCCGTGGTCGCGCACCCGAGATCGAGCCGCTGCTGCGCAGGCGGGGGCTCACCGGCTGA